In Agarivorans gilvus, one genomic interval encodes:
- the glmS gene encoding glutamine--fructose-6-phosphate transaminase (isomerizing), whose amino-acid sequence MCGIVGAVAQRDVADILVEGLRRLEYRGYDSSGVATITAEGELSRVRRLGKVQELAEALDQTPVLGGTGIAHTRWATHGEPSERNAHPHVSCETIAVVHNGIIENHAELREQLIAKGYQFESDTDTEVIVHLVEHKVKHHQSLVEAVQSAVAELEGAYGMVIADKRDPERLVVARSGSPLVVGYGVGENFIASDQLALLPVTRRFAFLEEGDVAEVTRRSVTIYDATGERVEREITESTASHDAGDKGQYRHYMLKETYEQPIAIQRTLEGRLKNGKVLDSAFGPKAAEILPTIAHVQIIACGTSYNSGMVARYWFEELAGIPCNVEIASEFRYRKSFTPKNSLLVTLSQSGETADTLAALRLAQQQGYTSSLTICNVEGSSLVRESDMAYMMKAGAEIGVASTKAFTVQLAGLLMLVAAIGRHKDISEELEARIVSSLLALPAKIEQALNLDAAIEELAEDFADKQHSLFLGRGTQYPIAMEGALKLKEISYIHAEAYAAGELKHGPLALIDADMPIIVVAPNNELLEKLKSNVEEVRARGGILYVFADKDAKFESDDTMRVINVPHVDELIAPIVYTLPLQLLSYHVALIKGTDVDQPRNLAKSVTVE is encoded by the coding sequence ATGTGTGGAATTGTAGGAGCGGTAGCGCAACGTGATGTTGCTGATATTTTAGTAGAAGGTTTACGTCGCTTAGAGTACCGCGGCTATGATTCATCGGGCGTGGCCACCATTACCGCCGAAGGCGAGCTAAGCCGAGTGCGTCGCCTTGGTAAAGTACAAGAGTTGGCCGAAGCCCTAGATCAAACACCAGTATTGGGCGGCACTGGTATCGCCCATACTCGTTGGGCCACACATGGCGAACCTAGCGAGCGCAACGCTCACCCCCATGTTTCATGTGAAACCATTGCGGTGGTACACAATGGCATCATCGAAAACCACGCTGAATTACGTGAACAGTTAATCGCCAAGGGTTACCAGTTTGAATCTGATACCGACACCGAAGTGATTGTGCACTTGGTAGAGCACAAGGTAAAACACCACCAAAGCTTGGTAGAAGCGGTGCAATCGGCAGTGGCCGAGCTAGAAGGCGCCTACGGCATGGTGATTGCCGATAAGCGAGACCCAGAACGCCTAGTGGTAGCGCGTTCGGGCAGCCCCTTGGTGGTGGGTTACGGTGTGGGTGAAAACTTCATCGCCTCAGATCAGCTAGCCTTGTTACCGGTGACGCGCCGTTTTGCCTTTTTAGAAGAAGGTGATGTAGCCGAAGTAACCCGCCGCTCGGTGACTATTTACGATGCCACTGGCGAGCGCGTAGAGCGTGAAATTACTGAATCAACCGCCTCACACGACGCCGGTGACAAAGGTCAGTACCGTCACTACATGCTTAAAGAAACCTATGAGCAGCCTATCGCTATTCAACGCACCTTAGAAGGCCGCTTGAAAAACGGCAAGGTATTAGACAGTGCCTTCGGCCCTAAAGCCGCCGAAATCTTACCGACGATTGCGCATGTGCAAATTATTGCCTGTGGCACGTCTTACAACTCTGGCATGGTAGCGCGTTACTGGTTTGAAGAATTGGCTGGTATTCCTTGTAACGTAGAGATTGCCTCAGAGTTTCGTTACCGTAAGTCATTTACCCCTAAAAACAGCTTGTTAGTCACGCTCTCGCAGAGTGGTGAAACCGCCGATACCCTAGCGGCGCTACGTTTGGCCCAGCAGCAAGGTTATACCTCTAGCCTTACCATTTGTAATGTGGAAGGTTCATCCTTGGTGCGTGAATCCGACATGGCCTACATGATGAAAGCCGGTGCCGAGATTGGCGTAGCCTCAACCAAAGCCTTCACCGTACAATTAGCTGGCTTGTTAATGCTGGTGGCCGCGATTGGTCGTCATAAAGATATTTCTGAAGAGCTAGAAGCGCGCATTGTGAGCTCTTTATTGGCGCTGCCTGCCAAGATTGAGCAGGCGCTCAATCTAGACGCTGCCATTGAAGAGCTAGCCGAAGACTTTGCCGACAAGCAACACAGCTTATTCCTGGGGCGTGGCACTCAATACCCGATTGCTATGGAAGGGGCGCTGAAACTCAAAGAGATTTCTTACATTCATGCCGAAGCCTATGCCGCAGGTGAGCTGAAACACGGCCCTCTGGCGCTGATTGACGCCGACATGCCAATTATTGTAGTTGCGCCCAATAACGAGTTATTAGAGAAACTTAAATCTAACGTTGAAGAAGTACGCGCCCGTGGTGGTATTTTGTATGTCTTCGCCGACAAAGACGCCAAGTTTGAAAGCGACGACACCATGCGAGTGATTAATGTACCGCATGTAGACGAGCTTATCGCCCCCATCGTTTACACCTTGCCTTTACAGCTACTGTCTTACCACGTAGCGCTAATTAAAGGCACCGACGTAGACCAACCCCGTAACCTAGCCAAGTCGGTGACGGTGGAATAA
- a CDS encoding DeoR/GlpR family DNA-binding transcription regulator — protein sequence MIKRNTQQRRRLILERLAEQGELKVDELAQLFETSEVTIRKDLASLEANGLLLRRYGGAVPIPSELINESQDEQVSEQKQAIAHTAAGLIRDHNRIIIDSGSTTAALLPELSGKEGLVVMTNSLSIAAALRELENEPTLLMTGGTWDTHSEAFQGQVAEQVLRAYDFDQLFIGADGIDVERGSTTFNELVGLSQVMAEVAREVVVLAESSKIGRKIHNLELAWSKISTLVTDKHIDPDIAKQISAQGVTVVVAQ from the coding sequence ATGATCAAACGAAACACCCAACAGCGCCGCAGACTGATTCTAGAACGGCTCGCCGAGCAAGGTGAGCTCAAGGTAGACGAGCTAGCTCAGCTATTCGAAACCTCTGAAGTTACGATCCGAAAGGACTTGGCCAGTTTAGAAGCCAATGGCCTGCTATTACGTCGTTATGGCGGCGCGGTACCCATCCCCAGCGAATTGATTAACGAATCGCAAGACGAGCAGGTGTCTGAACAGAAACAGGCTATTGCCCATACTGCGGCTGGTTTAATTCGCGACCATAACCGAATCATCATCGACAGTGGCAGCACTACCGCCGCCTTACTGCCCGAATTATCCGGTAAAGAGGGCTTGGTGGTGATGACTAATTCTTTAAGTATCGCGGCGGCGCTGCGTGAATTGGAAAATGAGCCTACGCTATTAATGACCGGTGGCACTTGGGATACCCATTCAGAAGCTTTTCAGGGACAAGTGGCCGAACAAGTATTACGTGCCTACGACTTCGATCAACTGTTTATTGGTGCCGACGGCATCGATGTAGAGCGAGGCTCAACCACCTTTAATGAGCTGGTGGGTTTAAGTCAGGTAATGGCCGAAGTGGCGCGCGAAGTAGTGGTATTGGCCGAATCTAGCAAGATTGGTCGCAAAATTCATAACCTAGAGTTGGCATGGTCAAAAATTTCAACTTTAGTAACAGACAAGCACATCGATCCCGACATCGCCAAGCAAATTTCTGCTCAGGGCGTAACGGTGGTTGTTGCTCAATAA
- a CDS encoding MFS transporter, with translation MNTQKPKLRFWQIWNMSFGFLGIQFGFGLQNANVSRIFETLGASIDQIPILWLAAPVTGLLIQPIIGYMSDRTWNGLGRRRPYFLTGAVLSSLALLVMPNSPHLWVAAGMLWILDASINVSMEPFRALVADNLPSEQRTQGFAVQTFFIGVGSVIASAMPYMLSNWFGIANTAPEGVIPPSVKISFYAGAIVFFGAVLWTVLRTKEYSPEEMAGFESDEPEQETGNGLASVWQDVKQMPKTMRQLAVVQFFSWFALFAMWIYTTSAVTSSVYGTSDASSALYNEGADWVGLCFAMYNGVSALAAFALPWLAARTSRKVVHALCLTIGGISLAGMNFISDPKLLMINMVGIGFAWASILCMPYAILAGSLPSKKMGFFMGVFNFFIVIPQILAAGILGYVTREFFGGDSMMALMLGGASMVVAAVITLSVTDRDDPQLSDDKEQSINLSAAQGA, from the coding sequence ATGAACACACAGAAACCCAAACTACGCTTTTGGCAAATCTGGAACATGAGTTTCGGATTCCTAGGCATTCAATTTGGCTTTGGCTTACAGAACGCCAACGTTAGTCGTATTTTCGAAACCCTTGGTGCCAGCATCGACCAAATTCCTATTTTATGGCTGGCTGCGCCAGTGACCGGTTTATTAATTCAACCGATTATTGGTTACATGAGTGACCGCACTTGGAATGGTTTAGGTCGTCGTCGCCCTTACTTCCTAACGGGTGCAGTACTGTCTTCGCTAGCACTACTAGTAATGCCTAACTCACCTCACTTGTGGGTAGCTGCGGGTATGTTGTGGATTTTAGATGCCTCTATCAACGTATCTATGGAACCCTTCCGCGCCTTAGTTGCCGACAACTTACCATCGGAGCAACGCACTCAAGGTTTTGCCGTGCAAACCTTCTTCATTGGTGTAGGTTCGGTTATCGCTTCGGCCATGCCTTACATGCTTAGCAATTGGTTTGGCATTGCTAACACCGCGCCCGAAGGAGTGATTCCACCTTCGGTTAAGATTTCTTTTTACGCCGGTGCTATCGTATTTTTTGGCGCAGTATTATGGACGGTACTACGCACTAAAGAATACAGCCCAGAAGAAATGGCAGGTTTTGAAAGCGATGAACCAGAGCAAGAAACTGGTAACGGCTTAGCCAGTGTATGGCAAGACGTAAAACAAATGCCAAAAACCATGCGCCAACTGGCTGTGGTGCAATTCTTCTCTTGGTTTGCCCTATTCGCTATGTGGATCTACACCACTTCGGCGGTAACTAGCAGTGTTTACGGCACCAGTGATGCCTCTTCAGCCCTGTATAACGAAGGTGCTGACTGGGTAGGTTTATGTTTTGCCATGTATAACGGGGTTAGCGCCCTAGCGGCCTTTGCGCTACCTTGGCTAGCTGCTCGCACCAGCCGTAAAGTGGTTCATGCGCTTTGTTTAACCATTGGTGGTATTAGCCTGGCGGGCATGAACTTTATTAGCGACCCTAAATTGTTAATGATTAACATGGTCGGCATTGGCTTCGCCTGGGCCAGCATACTATGTATGCCTTACGCCATTTTAGCGGGCTCGTTGCCAAGCAAAAAAATGGGCTTCTTCATGGGCGTATTTAACTTCTTCATCGTTATCCCACAAATTTTAGCGGCCGGTATCTTAGGTTACGTGACCCGTGAATTCTTCGGTGGTGACTCAATGATGGCACTAATGCTAGGTGGTGCGTCAATGGTGGTAGCGGCGGTAATTACCCTTAGCGTAACCGACCGAGATGACCCACAATTAAGCGACGATAAAGAGCAATCTATTAACCTGTCTGCGGCGCAAGGCGCTTAA
- a CDS encoding DUF1456 family protein: protein MTNNDILRRLRYCFDLNDNKMIGIFAQADLKVSRAEVSDWLKRDDDSAYRNLNDRTLAIFLNGFINEKRGKREGPQAEPEKRLNNNIILKKLKIALNLKAEDMLEILGLTGFQLSKHELSAFFRKAEHKHFRLCKDQVMRNFLHGLQLKYRPNPEQAADFSWDEE from the coding sequence ATGACTAACAACGATATTCTTCGACGTCTTCGCTATTGTTTTGATTTGAACGATAACAAGATGATTGGCATTTTTGCTCAAGCGGATTTAAAGGTGAGCCGCGCCGAAGTGAGTGACTGGTTGAAGAGAGACGACGACTCGGCCTACCGTAATTTAAACGATCGTACTTTAGCGATATTTCTTAATGGTTTTATTAATGAAAAACGAGGCAAGCGCGAAGGCCCTCAAGCTGAGCCTGAAAAGCGTTTAAATAACAACATCATATTAAAGAAGTTAAAAATTGCCTTAAATCTTAAAGCCGAAGATATGCTAGAGATTCTAGGCCTGACTGGTTTTCAATTAAGTAAGCATGAGCTGAGTGCATTTTTTCGTAAAGCTGAACATAAACACTTTCGTTTATGCAAAGACCAAGTGATGCGTAATTTTTTACATGGCTTACAGTTAAAATACCGGCCTAATCCTGAGCAAGCGGCCGATTTTAGTTGGGACGAAGAGTAA
- a CDS encoding ABC transporter substrate-binding protein has protein sequence MLAVAQAKILVIESYHQSFAWDQSYIQGIEEVLNEHYQLSYFEMDTKRLPPAEHANRAELAWQHYLSIQPDLVILGDDNALKYLGRRFAETTVPVVYLGVNNNPRHYHVHQRFNITGVLERPLIKRSITIIQQISQLQLKRILVLSDNSTTSQYILSDVFNHRTQQLISGVEVELRLINDWRTWQQTVLNAKAEGFDAIAFILYQSLTDEAQRNVDSEQVISWSVSHTPLAPYGFWDFAVGPNKTIGGLVMVGYEQGKIAAEMAHTILSTGAVPRTLGPITAEKGRYLFSRSQLKHYNISLPENIQNKADFVE, from the coding sequence ATGTTAGCAGTCGCACAAGCAAAAATTCTGGTGATAGAAAGCTATCATCAGAGCTTCGCTTGGGATCAAAGCTATATTCAAGGTATAGAAGAGGTGCTGAATGAGCATTATCAACTCAGTTACTTTGAAATGGACACTAAGCGCTTGCCGCCAGCCGAACACGCCAACCGAGCAGAATTGGCTTGGCAGCACTATCTAAGTATTCAACCCGATTTAGTTATATTAGGCGACGATAATGCACTTAAGTATTTGGGCCGCCGCTTTGCTGAAACCACTGTGCCGGTGGTGTATTTAGGGGTGAATAACAATCCTCGCCATTATCATGTGCATCAGCGCTTTAATATTACCGGGGTACTGGAGCGGCCGCTGATAAAACGCTCTATCACCATTATTCAGCAAATTAGCCAGCTGCAGCTCAAACGTATACTGGTATTGTCAGATAACAGCACTACCTCCCAATATATTTTGAGTGATGTTTTTAACCACCGAACCCAGCAGTTGATATCCGGTGTAGAAGTGGAACTCAGGCTGATTAACGATTGGCGAACCTGGCAACAAACCGTGTTAAATGCCAAGGCTGAAGGTTTTGATGCTATTGCATTTATTCTTTATCAATCGCTCACCGATGAGGCACAGCGAAATGTGGATTCAGAGCAAGTGATTAGTTGGTCGGTAAGCCACACCCCGTTGGCACCTTACGGTTTTTGGGACTTTGCTGTTGGCCCTAATAAAACTATTGGCGGCTTGGTGATGGTGGGTTACGAGCAAGGAAAAATTGCCGCCGAAATGGCCCATACCATCTTATCTACTGGGGCCGTACCACGTACTCTTGGCCCTATAACCGCCGAAAAAGGCCGCTATTTGTTTAGCCGTAGTCAATTAAAACACTACAACATTTCCCTACCTGAAAACATTCAAAACAAAGCTGATTTTGTTGAATAA
- a CDS encoding glutathione S-transferase family protein, which translates to MGLLVDGKWHDKWYDTDKNQGRFERSESQFRNWVTADGSAGPSGEAGFKAEAGRYHLYVSHACPWANRTMIFRKLKGLEEMVDFSVVHWLMAENGWTFAKGAGVVADPIHQADFLHQIYTAADANYSGRVTVPVLWDKQQQTIVSNESADIIRMFNSAFDGLGANSGDYYPQALREQIDTLNQQIYDTVNNGVYKAGFATTQQAYEEALHPLFATLDELEQRLASQRYLMGEQLTEADWRLFTTLIRFDAVYVGHFKCNLKRIVDYPNLYGYLRELYQIEGIAETIHFDHIKGHYYQSHTMINPTGVVPLGPILDLDKPHQRAQL; encoded by the coding sequence ATGGGTTTATTAGTAGACGGGAAATGGCACGACAAATGGTACGACACCGATAAAAATCAGGGACGCTTCGAGCGCAGCGAGTCGCAATTTCGCAATTGGGTGACGGCCGACGGTAGTGCTGGGCCTAGTGGTGAAGCCGGCTTTAAAGCCGAAGCGGGCCGTTATCATCTGTATGTTTCCCATGCCTGTCCATGGGCTAACCGCACCATGATTTTTCGTAAGCTGAAAGGCTTAGAAGAGATGGTCGATTTCTCGGTAGTGCATTGGCTAATGGCCGAAAATGGCTGGACCTTTGCTAAGGGTGCAGGGGTAGTGGCCGACCCGATTCATCAGGCTGATTTTTTGCATCAAATATATACCGCCGCCGATGCCAATTACTCAGGGCGAGTGACTGTGCCAGTATTATGGGATAAACAGCAACAAACCATTGTATCCAATGAATCAGCCGACATTATTCGCATGTTTAACTCGGCTTTTGATGGCCTAGGCGCCAACAGTGGTGACTATTATCCACAAGCCCTGCGTGAGCAAATAGATACGCTTAACCAGCAGATTTACGACACGGTAAACAATGGGGTGTATAAAGCCGGTTTTGCCACCACCCAGCAAGCTTACGAGGAAGCACTGCATCCCTTGTTTGCTACCTTAGATGAGCTGGAGCAACGCCTTGCTAGCCAGCGTTATTTAATGGGTGAGCAGCTAACCGAGGCCGATTGGCGTTTGTTTACTACCTTGATTCGTTTTGATGCGGTATACGTGGGTCACTTTAAGTGCAACCTAAAGCGCATTGTTGACTACCCCAATCTTTATGGTTATTTGCGTGAGCTTTACCAAATAGAAGGCATTGCCGAGACCATTCATTTTGACCATATTAAAGGCCACTATTATCAAAGCCATACTATGATCAACCCTACCGGAGTGGTACCGCTAGGGCCGATTTTGGACTTAGATAAGCCCCATCAGCGGGCGCAGCTTTGA
- a CDS encoding pirin family protein: MNNFRQIEKVVAGQATSDGAGVKLTRMLGNAQLAHLDPFLMLDCFESDKPDDYLAGFPEHPHRGFQTVTYILNGRMRHKDNAGHESVIEAGGVQWMNAGRGVIHSEMPEQQDGLLKGFQLWVNLAAEHKMSAPGYQELSAEQIPQRRDQQGNLIRVIAGQLENGLQGAVQTQYTPASYLDISLVAGADLNLTLPANDQAFVYVIEGEPSIGQQVLKAYQLGVLSTGEQLRLQSTEASRVLVISGQPINEPIAWGGPFVMNTREEVLQAFDDFQNNRF, from the coding sequence GTGAATAATTTTAGACAAATCGAAAAAGTTGTGGCGGGGCAAGCCACCAGCGATGGTGCAGGGGTAAAGTTAACTCGCATGTTGGGTAATGCGCAGCTCGCCCACCTCGATCCTTTTTTAATGTTGGATTGTTTTGAGTCGGATAAGCCCGATGATTATTTGGCGGGCTTTCCCGAACATCCTCACCGTGGCTTTCAAACGGTTACCTATATTTTGAATGGGCGAATGCGCCATAAAGACAATGCCGGCCACGAAAGCGTGATAGAAGCAGGCGGAGTGCAGTGGATGAATGCTGGACGTGGCGTGATTCATTCCGAAATGCCCGAGCAGCAAGACGGTTTGCTGAAAGGCTTTCAGTTGTGGGTGAATTTGGCCGCCGAACATAAGATGTCGGCTCCCGGTTACCAAGAGCTCAGCGCCGAGCAGATCCCGCAACGTCGCGATCAGCAGGGTAACTTGATTCGAGTGATTGCCGGGCAACTGGAAAATGGCTTGCAAGGAGCGGTGCAAACCCAATACACCCCAGCCAGTTATTTGGACATAAGTTTAGTTGCGGGCGCTGATTTGAACTTAACTTTACCGGCTAACGATCAAGCATTTGTCTATGTAATTGAAGGTGAGCCAAGTATCGGCCAGCAAGTCCTGAAGGCTTATCAGCTGGGGGTCTTGAGCACGGGCGAGCAGCTACGCTTACAAAGTACTGAGGCTAGCCGAGTACTGGTGATTAGTGGTCAGCCGATTAACGAGCCGATTGCATGGGGAGGCCCCTTTGTGATGAATACTCGCGAAGAAGTGCTGCAAGCCTTCGATGACTTTCAAAACAATCGTTTTTAA
- a CDS encoding DoxX family protein, whose protein sequence is MNALKDVSQALARLFLALIFIVSGYGKIGGYAGTQAYMEAMGVPGMLLPLVIALELLGGIAIVLGWQTRIVAFLLAGFSLVSGLLFHFNPDDQIQMIMLMKNIAIAGGFLLLVAHGAGRYSLDQRNA, encoded by the coding sequence ATGAACGCACTTAAAGATGTCAGCCAAGCTCTGGCACGACTATTTTTAGCCTTGATCTTCATTGTATCGGGTTACGGCAAAATTGGCGGTTATGCCGGTACCCAAGCCTATATGGAAGCCATGGGGGTTCCGGGCATGCTACTCCCCTTGGTGATTGCCCTAGAGTTATTGGGGGGTATTGCCATTGTATTGGGTTGGCAAACCCGCATCGTGGCATTTTTACTGGCAGGCTTTAGTTTGGTCTCTGGACTGTTGTTCCACTTTAATCCCGACGACCAAATACAGATGATTATGTTGATGAAAAACATCGCCATAGCGGGTGGTTTCCTACTGTTAGTGGCGCATGGAGCGGGTCGTTATTCTTTAGATCAACGTAACGCCTAG
- a CDS encoding LysR family transcriptional regulator, translating into MGQLEEMQVFVRVVEAGSISRAAEQLGVAKSVVSRRLSALEQRLGGSLMQRTTRRLSLSETGQQFYQRSLGILAEVEQLNQDAHNQKQTLSGSLHIAVPLSFGLSHLNSAFDAFMRLHPELKLKISLSDSQHNLVAEGIDIALRIAELKDSSLRAKKITPINFVLVAAPNYLAKHGEPKHPQDLKQHQILHYSLSPPHWQLTGPDKQIHQLHYQAHVSANNGDLLRDLAIAGHGIAYAPTFIAWRAITTGELSVVLADYQLSPLHAWAVYPNTRYLPQRSRVMIDFLAQRFGLNPYWDQALSRYLQR; encoded by the coding sequence ATGGGACAGCTGGAAGAAATGCAAGTCTTTGTAAGAGTGGTAGAAGCAGGTAGCATTAGCCGCGCCGCCGAACAACTGGGCGTAGCCAAATCAGTAGTAAGTCGCCGGCTTAGCGCCCTCGAACAACGCTTAGGAGGCAGCTTAATGCAACGCACTACTCGCCGTTTAAGCCTGAGCGAGACCGGCCAACAATTTTACCAACGCAGCTTGGGAATCTTGGCCGAGGTGGAGCAGTTAAACCAAGATGCCCACAATCAAAAACAAACCTTAAGTGGCAGCTTACACATTGCAGTACCACTTTCCTTTGGTCTCAGCCACCTTAATTCCGCCTTTGACGCCTTTATGCGACTTCATCCCGAGCTAAAACTAAAAATAAGCCTGTCTGATAGCCAACATAACTTGGTGGCCGAAGGGATTGATATCGCACTAAGGATTGCCGAGTTAAAAGACTCTAGCCTTAGAGCGAAAAAAATCACCCCAATTAATTTTGTGCTAGTCGCCGCGCCAAACTATTTGGCCAAACACGGTGAACCGAAACACCCACAAGATCTCAAACAGCATCAAATCCTCCACTACAGCTTAAGCCCGCCACACTGGCAACTAACCGGCCCCGATAAACAGATCCATCAGCTGCACTATCAAGCCCATGTCAGCGCCAATAATGGCGACTTGTTACGCGATTTGGCGATTGCCGGTCATGGCATAGCTTATGCGCCCACCTTTATCGCTTGGCGAGCCATTACTACTGGTGAATTAAGCGTAGTGTTGGCTGACTATCAGCTATCACCCTTACACGCTTGGGCGGTGTACCCTAATACTCGCTACCTACCGCAGCGCAGCCGAGTGATGATTGACTTTTTGGCTCAACGCTTTGGATTAAATCCCTACTGGGACCAAGCCCTAAGCCGCTATTTACAACGATGA
- a CDS encoding NfeD family protein yields the protein MGELLSNHIPQVMIALGIILLTIEVAVIGFATFILFFVGLSLMLTGSLVWMGVLPESWNSILLANALTTSVLAGLLWKPMRRLQNSADNKQVSSDFDGHRFFCEQDIDKRGLSHYKYSGVSWALKSEQPIKAGTEVYVVRAEVGTFWVKAVD from the coding sequence ATGGGCGAGCTGCTTAGCAACCACATTCCTCAAGTGATGATTGCCCTAGGCATCATCCTACTGACCATTGAGGTCGCGGTGATTGGCTTTGCCACCTTCATTTTATTTTTTGTTGGCCTGTCACTGATGTTAACCGGCTCGCTAGTGTGGATGGGGGTATTACCAGAAAGCTGGAACAGCATTCTTTTGGCCAATGCCTTAACCACGAGTGTATTGGCTGGATTGTTATGGAAGCCGATGCGCCGCTTACAAAATAGTGCCGACAACAAACAAGTGAGCAGTGATTTTGACGGCCACCGCTTCTTTTGCGAGCAAGACATCGATAAACGCGGCTTAAGCCATTACAAGTACTCTGGTGTTAGCTGGGCCTTAAAAAGTGAGCAACCGATTAAGGCAGGCACCGAAGTCTACGTAGTGCGTGCTGAAGTTGGCACCTTTTGGGTAAAAGCGGTCGATTAA
- a CDS encoding LEA type 2 family protein, whose product MRQALQKTIMLLLCYGLIACSSVVPSEPPKVNLISVVPNSNSGLAPSFDINLRVVNPNKQALNLAGAVYSLSLNGHEVVNGATSELPSVPAYGEATFSLPAQANLMASMQLLGSLLQLKKPELDYQVDVKLDVGSFWPAIRLSEKGQLKLDNVKD is encoded by the coding sequence ATGCGCCAAGCCCTGCAAAAAACCATCATGCTATTACTGTGTTATGGCTTAATCGCCTGCAGTTCGGTAGTACCTAGCGAGCCCCCCAAAGTGAATCTAATATCAGTGGTTCCCAACTCCAATTCAGGGCTAGCGCCAAGCTTTGACATTAATTTGCGGGTGGTCAACCCCAATAAACAAGCGCTAAACCTAGCGGGTGCAGTCTATTCTCTCTCTTTAAACGGTCATGAAGTGGTTAACGGAGCCACCAGCGAATTACCCAGCGTGCCCGCCTATGGCGAAGCGACTTTTAGCCTACCCGCTCAAGCCAACCTCATGGCCAGCATGCAGCTACTAGGTAGCTTACTACAATTGAAAAAGCCAGAACTGGACTATCAAGTAGATGTAAAACTGGATGTGGGAAGTTTTTGGCCAGCGATTCGCTTAAGCGAAAAAGGCCAATTAAAACTCGATAATGTAAAAGACTAG
- a CDS encoding peptidylprolyl isomerase, with the protein MAKASARAQHIIVNSEKKALEVLEKLNKGSTFEAMAARYSSCPSAKKGGDLGSFEKGEMVKSFDKAVFSGPLNQVLGPVKTQFGYHLIKVSERWD; encoded by the coding sequence ATGGCGAAAGCAAGCGCTCGTGCGCAGCACATCATTGTTAATTCAGAAAAAAAGGCCTTGGAGGTATTAGAGAAACTCAACAAGGGTTCTACTTTTGAAGCCATGGCGGCACGTTATTCTAGCTGCCCTTCGGCTAAAAAAGGTGGCGATTTGGGCAGCTTTGAGAAAGGCGAGATGGTTAAAAGCTTTGATAAGGCCGTATTTAGCGGCCCGCTAAACCAAGTATTGGGACCAGTAAAAACCCAATTTGGTTACCATTTAATTAAGGTAAGCGAGCGTTGGGACTAA